Proteins encoded in a region of the Petroclostridium xylanilyticum genome:
- a CDS encoding plasmid pRiA4b ORF-3 family protein: MKILQLKITLKDVKPPVWRRVLVKDDITFFKLHRIIQYAMGWFESHLYEFRLGDMIIGEKDDDWDFYSRYEVKSAKRVKLNSMNFAPKDKFRYVYDFGDDWRHDIIVEKVLDPEEGIKYPICIGGKRNCPPEDVGGPWGYEDFLEAIQDPQHPEHESMLEWVGGSFDPEEFSVDEVNYVLKMIK, translated from the coding sequence ATGAAAATTCTTCAGTTGAAAATAACATTAAAAGATGTAAAGCCTCCTGTATGGAGAAGGGTATTGGTTAAAGACGATATTACGTTTTTTAAACTCCACAGGATAATCCAGTATGCGATGGGGTGGTTTGAATCCCATCTTTATGAGTTCAGGCTGGGTGATATGATTATAGGGGAAAAAGATGATGATTGGGACTTTTACAGCAGATATGAAGTAAAAAGTGCAAAAAGGGTAAAGTTAAACAGTATGAACTTTGCACCCAAGGATAAATTCAGGTATGTTTACGATTTTGGTGATGACTGGAGACATGACATTATTGTTGAGAAGGTGCTTGACCCGGAAGAAGGCATTAAATATCCAATATGTATCGGTGGTAAAAGAAACTGCCCGCCTGAAGATGTAGGGGGACCGTGGGGATATGAAGATTTCCTTGAAGCAATCCAAGACCCGCAGCATCCAGAGCATGAATCCATGCTTGAATGGGTGGGAGGCTCTTTTGACCCTGAAGAATTTAGCGTGGATGAAGTTAATTATGTGTTGAAGATGATAAAGTAA
- a CDS encoding type II toxin-antitoxin system RelE family toxin produces the protein MKFNIRDTQQRKRILSAIYGLPKGDVKKLKGYEYYRLRVGDELFLPRMIKNLLYWL, from the coding sequence ATGAAGTTTAATATTAGGGATACTCAGCAAAGAAAGAGAATATTGTCTGCTATTTATGGATTGCCTAAGGGCGATGTAAAGAAGTTAAAAGGCTATGAGTATTATAGACTTAGAGTTGGGGATGAGTTATTTTTACCGAGAATGATAAAGAACTTATTATACTGGTTATAG
- a CDS encoding type II toxin-antitoxin system PemK/MazF family toxin: protein MEIKELKTQQDLENSLTQVLNELKKTILNDLDFKQAKLLTYWLNDWNEKFLKNEKQFDPKKLIKYRRGNIVSVHLGYNIGSEQGGLHYGLVIDNNNEKSSKVITIIPLRSLKDNEKPEDIDDRFELYLGDAILTDKIKFLENQIAYLDEQIKQSTIKDKSHILCSRKRDRYMKELNNLKKGSVAIVSQIRTISKMRIYEPIKAYHSLSNFILSTDKLNEIDNMIKKLFLGKTIDT, encoded by the coding sequence TTGGAAATCAAAGAATTAAAAACTCAACAAGATTTAGAGAATAGTTTAACTCAGGTCTTAAATGAACTTAAAAAAACAATTTTGAATGATTTAGATTTTAAACAAGCAAAACTATTAACTTATTGGTTAAACGACTGGAATGAAAAATTTTTAAAAAATGAGAAACAGTTTGACCCGAAAAAACTTATAAAATATAGAAGAGGCAATATTGTATCCGTTCATTTAGGCTATAACATTGGCTCAGAACAAGGTGGACTTCACTATGGCTTAGTAATTGATAATAATAATGAAAAAAGTTCTAAAGTAATAACAATTATTCCTTTACGTTCTCTAAAAGATAATGAGAAACCAGAAGATATTGATGACAGGTTTGAACTCTATTTAGGTGATGCGATACTTACAGATAAAATTAAATTTTTAGAAAACCAAATAGCCTACTTAGATGAGCAAATAAAACAGTCAACAATTAAAGATAAAAGTCATATATTATGTAGTAGAAAAAGGGATAGATATATGAAAGAGTTGAATAATCTAAAAAAAGGTTCTGTAGCCATAGTGTCCCAAATAAGGACAATAAGCAAAATGAGAATTTATGAACCTATAAAAGCCTATCATTCTTTAAGCAATTTTATACTTAGCACCGATAAATTAAATGAAATCGATAATATGATTAAAAAATTATTTTTAGGGAAAACTATCGATACATAA
- the istA gene encoding IS21 family transposase, whose protein sequence is MIKLSQKQQIIIAAYLENKAKKAIARELGVNVKTVRKYIAEYEASRQKLLDAGTIDDIRELTDSIVEKPTYDSKNRSKRKLTDEIIEKIEFYLKENDYKRSIGQSKQQKKKTDIYEALIAEGYDISYPTVVNTVNNLLSKGAEAYIKAEYDPGDVCEFDWGEVKLYIDNEYKVLQLSTFTSAKGNFRYARLFTKQDTACFQESHALFFDKISGVYRTMVYDNTKVAVKKFVGPHEKEPTEALLKLSIYYGFKFRFCNIRSGNEKGHVERSVEYIRRKAFAFKDHFSSIEEANEYLEKVCDQLNNRKQKLNDNKTAFEILEEEREGLLPKMPMYDAARIVEPRVDKYSTIIIDTCHYSVPDMYVGKKIFTKVYSNKILCFYEGVKIAEHNRRYRFNEWDIKIEHYVNTLKRKPGALASSTAMHQADPRLQQIYSRYYIKREKQFIELLELISQKSIEEVEEAISALEKISPLDVTTEKIKAICNRSQDVTLTGSSAEYNAKVCEITAKAEEMLEKFKYLIPTSSEEFTKETVII, encoded by the coding sequence TTGATTAAGTTGAGCCAGAAGCAGCAAATTATCATAGCAGCATATTTGGAAAATAAAGCAAAAAAGGCTATAGCAAGGGAGTTGGGTGTTAACGTAAAGACTGTAAGAAAGTATATTGCGGAATATGAGGCAAGCAGGCAAAAACTTCTAGATGCCGGTACTATTGATGATATAAGAGAATTGACTGACAGTATAGTCGAAAAGCCTACATATGATTCTAAAAACAGATCCAAGAGGAAGCTAACTGATGAAATCATAGAAAAAATAGAATTTTATCTTAAGGAGAATGACTACAAAAGGAGTATCGGTCAGTCCAAACAGCAAAAGAAGAAGACAGACATATATGAAGCATTGATTGCTGAAGGTTATGATATTAGCTATCCCACTGTTGTAAATACAGTAAATAATCTATTGAGCAAAGGAGCTGAGGCCTATATAAAAGCTGAATATGATCCAGGAGATGTATGTGAATTTGATTGGGGTGAAGTAAAATTATACATAGATAATGAGTATAAAGTTTTGCAGTTGTCTACTTTTACAAGTGCAAAGGGTAATTTTAGATATGCAAGATTATTTACAAAGCAGGATACGGCATGTTTTCAAGAATCTCATGCATTGTTTTTTGATAAGATATCCGGGGTTTACAGGACAATGGTTTATGACAACACAAAGGTTGCAGTAAAAAAATTTGTTGGGCCACATGAGAAGGAGCCTACTGAGGCATTACTAAAGCTGTCCATATACTATGGCTTTAAATTCAGGTTCTGCAACATACGTTCCGGAAATGAGAAAGGCCATGTGGAGCGGAGTGTGGAGTACATCCGCAGGAAAGCATTCGCATTTAAGGATCATTTCAGTTCAATAGAGGAAGCAAATGAATATCTTGAAAAAGTATGTGACCAATTGAATAACAGGAAACAAAAGCTTAACGATAATAAGACTGCTTTTGAAATATTGGAAGAAGAACGTGAGGGGTTATTACCCAAAATGCCTATGTATGATGCTGCAAGGATTGTAGAGCCCCGTGTTGATAAGTATTCCACTATAATTATTGATACATGCCATTATTCTGTCCCTGACATGTACGTAGGTAAAAAAATATTTACCAAGGTATATTCAAACAAAATCCTATGTTTTTATGAAGGGGTCAAAATAGCAGAACATAACAGGAGATATAGGTTTAACGAGTGGGATATCAAGATAGAGCATTATGTGAACACATTAAAGAGAAAGCCGGGAGCTCTAGCCAGCAGCACAGCAATGCATCAGGCAGATCCCAGGCTTCAACAAATCTACAGTAGGTATTATATCAAAAGGGAGAAGCAATTCATAGAGTTACTGGAATTAATTTCACAAAAAAGTATAGAAGAAGTTGAAGAAGCAATTTCAGCTTTAGAAAAGATAAGCCCTCTTGATGTAACGACTGAGAAGATAAAGGCAATTTGCAACCGCTCACAGGATGTAACCTTAACAGGAAGCAGCGCAGAATATAATGCCAAAGTCTGTGAAATAACTGCAAAAGCTGAGGAAATGCTTGAAAAATTTAAATATCTGATACCCACTTCTTCTGAAGAATTTACGAAGGAGACGGTAATTATATGA
- the istB gene encoding IS21-like element helper ATPase IstB → MSIKDKKEMYKDIERYATFLRLPAIRKYFEEEAKESSTRDVSYEEYLLRLLEREHDLRQEHAKQNRIRLAGFPYKKYIEDLKVEDLPEDAQKKLKTLSSLEFISTGQNVILAGNPGTGKTHLAIGLGIKACLKGYKVLFTAVPILINQLKESRSEKSLRAFENRFEKYDLVIADELGYISFDKEGSELLFTNLSLRAGRKSTIITTNLSFERWGEIFKDPVMTAAMIDRLTHKAYIVNMNGNSFRLKETREWMQKQ, encoded by the coding sequence ATGAGTATAAAAGATAAGAAGGAAATGTATAAGGATATAGAAAGGTATGCAACATTTTTAAGACTTCCAGCCATAAGGAAATACTTCGAAGAGGAGGCAAAAGAATCAAGTACAAGAGATGTAAGCTATGAAGAGTATTTATTACGGCTATTAGAGAGGGAGCATGATCTAAGGCAAGAACATGCAAAGCAGAACAGGATAAGGCTTGCCGGTTTCCCGTATAAAAAATATATTGAAGATTTAAAGGTTGAGGATTTACCAGAGGATGCCCAAAAGAAACTTAAGACGCTAAGTTCTCTTGAATTTATATCTACCGGTCAAAACGTGATACTCGCAGGGAATCCCGGTACAGGTAAAACCCATCTTGCGATAGGATTGGGCATAAAAGCTTGCCTTAAAGGCTATAAGGTGCTTTTTACGGCAGTGCCTATACTGATAAACCAGCTTAAAGAGAGCCGTTCAGAGAAAAGCTTGCGGGCCTTTGAAAATAGGTTTGAGAAATATGATCTGGTTATAGCAGATGAACTAGGTTACATTTCCTTTGATAAGGAAGGATCTGAACTGCTGTTTACCAATCTATCATTAAGAGCCGGGAGAAAATCAACAATTATAACTACTAATTTATCATTTGAAAGGTGGGGAGAGATATTTAAGGATCCTGTCATGACAGCTGCAATGATTGACAGACTAACTCACAAAGCTTACATAGTGAATATGAACGGTAACTCATTCAGGCTCAAAGAGACCAGAGAATGGATGCAGAAACAATAA
- a CDS encoding TnsD family Tn7-like transposition protein, whose protein sequence is MRSGNIKEIHNFEDLFGTRNCIAVMELPTQLDALIENMPVNTKYTAEYFIFKHTLFPFLAAFIPQERAKKIIQTMRNGEGAVSYIRIGLISNSITLNKYFRFCPECFKEDIETFGEPYWHRSHQITGVFVCSKHKIPLYNSTELIRAGNRQRYISASHKNCIVEEEISYSNDLMEKMLWMAEDAEILLNNQFGFKEPEWFQSQFRVKLVEKGYARMNNYIYQKKLKQDFVDFYGHEYLQLVQSPVSNNSGGWLSDMVRKNNRTTYTVRYLLLARFLDIPVADLFNIKLGFNDEDENNIDAYQELWDQRLIELAQSGLSIREIAEVLKSSTKTIRKSIDRLGIEPFWKFNGGGKYLHEKYTDTEEFKIKREKFRKKWLQLHAQHADISSNQIRRKNDGLYTWLKKYDSEWLEQNYRRIQTVVNTVDWAKRDAELLPQVKEVVKEMKEGKPERITWTTIGSRLGISGWLSKKKEKLPLTKAYIESVVESMEEFHIRKIKWSINELEKQGKPMTLWNLAETAGVKTRYMKEIYKEIEQVLKNKGYDCNFKW, encoded by the coding sequence ATGCGAAGTGGAAACATAAAGGAAATTCATAACTTTGAGGACTTGTTTGGAACAAGGAACTGTATAGCAGTAATGGAACTGCCTACACAACTCGATGCATTAATCGAAAATATGCCTGTAAATACAAAATATACAGCAGAATACTTTATCTTTAAGCACACCTTATTTCCTTTTCTTGCAGCATTTATTCCTCAGGAACGTGCTAAAAAAATAATTCAAACTATGAGAAACGGTGAGGGTGCTGTTTCCTACATAAGAATAGGTTTAATATCAAATTCCATTACCTTAAATAAGTATTTTAGATTTTGCCCTGAGTGTTTCAAAGAAGATATAGAAACATTTGGGGAACCATACTGGCACAGAAGCCATCAAATTACAGGGGTATTTGTATGTTCTAAACATAAAATACCCCTTTATAATAGTACGGAACTTATAAGAGCAGGAAACAGGCAGAGGTACATCAGTGCATCTCATAAGAACTGTATAGTAGAAGAAGAAATAAGTTATTCAAATGATTTGATGGAGAAGATGCTTTGGATGGCAGAGGATGCAGAAATACTTTTAAACAATCAGTTTGGATTTAAGGAGCCTGAATGGTTTCAAAGTCAGTTCCGAGTCAAGTTAGTTGAAAAAGGCTATGCAAGAATGAATAACTATATTTACCAGAAGAAATTAAAGCAAGACTTTGTAGACTTTTATGGACATGAATATTTACAACTAGTTCAATCTCCTGTATCGAATAATAGCGGAGGTTGGTTATCAGATATGGTAAGAAAAAATAATAGAACAACTTATACAGTAAGATATCTATTACTAGCGAGATTTCTTGATATTCCTGTCGCTGATTTGTTTAATATAAAACTTGGTTTTAATGATGAAGATGAGAATAATATTGATGCTTATCAGGAACTGTGGGACCAGAGACTGATAGAACTTGCCCAGTCAGGATTATCGATTAGAGAAATTGCAGAAGTATTAAAATCATCCACCAAGACAATTAGAAAAAGTATCGATAGACTTGGAATTGAACCATTTTGGAAGTTTAACGGCGGTGGGAAATACCTTCACGAAAAATATACTGATACTGAAGAATTTAAAATAAAAAGAGAAAAATTTAGGAAGAAATGGCTTCAACTTCACGCTCAGCATGCCGATATAAGTAGTAACCAGATAAGAAGAAAAAATGATGGATTATATACATGGCTGAAAAAATATGATAGCGAATGGTTAGAACAAAACTATCGCAGGATACAAACAGTAGTTAATACCGTTGATTGGGCTAAAAGGGATGCTGAATTGCTACCACAAGTAAAAGAAGTTGTAAAAGAGATGAAAGAAGGCAAGCCTGAAAGGATAACTTGGACAACAATAGGAAGTAGATTAGGGATTAGCGGTTGGCTCTCTAAGAAGAAAGAGAAACTTCCATTGACTAAGGCATATATTGAGTCTGTAGTGGAAAGTATGGAAGAGTTTCATATAAGAAAAATTAAGTGGTCTATAAATGAACTAGAGAAGCAAGGGAAACCGATGACATTATGGAATTTGGCAGAAACAGCAGGTGTTAAAACAAGATATATGAAAGAAATTTATAAGGAAATAGAACAGGTATTAAAGAATAAAGGATATGATTGTAATTTTAAATGGTAG
- a CDS encoding ATP-binding protein, with protein MKKIIIPNGSMAEEAQYKEQVIPDYQDNPFIEALPNLLSPHKVVEKLAFYPQYHQNERKLDSHYRIYMVDRLFQVFQPLPMNIELERKISRALRQGYVFRNPFGSKLAQGFCRDYYGTNPVNSKDDDVFYPSSFGFTLIGISGLGKTSSLKRILNMYPQVIVHSEYRGIPFSAYQVVWVKLECPHDGSIKGLLYEFFSEIDRLLGTNYYQKMMRTRATADAMMTVMNQVVRNCSLGILIIDEIQHLSMAKSGGSEKMLNFFVNLVNNVGVPVILVGTPKAVKVLQGDFRQARRGSGLGGDMVCDRIQKDEVWDLLVSSIWHYQWTRKETPFTPEISSILYEETQGIPDLLKKVYAIAQAYAISSGKEEITPYIIRKAAKENLKLVQPMLTALKTGNIREIAKYEDICMTGIDFDDFLTRTKESINLDLRAKEIKKRQNKMKQENLMEEKKEAVLKLVDLGMDAKKAQKIIDTMLSQNQDVSAEGMVEDAMALLKDEGMKEEPEKKGIRKVKGRKEKQSTANPLDIRTVVEQGKKDNKSAYKSLKEAEYIISFEDDIFSMELVW; from the coding sequence GTGAAGAAGATAATAATTCCTAATGGCAGCATGGCAGAAGAAGCACAATATAAGGAACAGGTGATACCAGATTATCAGGATAATCCTTTCATAGAAGCACTTCCAAATCTTCTTTCTCCTCATAAAGTGGTAGAAAAACTGGCTTTTTATCCTCAATACCACCAAAATGAAAGGAAGTTGGACAGCCACTACAGAATTTATATGGTAGACAGGCTCTTTCAAGTCTTTCAGCCCTTACCAATGAACATAGAACTGGAAAGAAAGATATCACGTGCCCTGCGTCAGGGGTATGTTTTTCGAAATCCGTTTGGAAGTAAACTGGCTCAGGGCTTTTGCAGAGACTACTATGGAACGAATCCTGTTAATTCAAAGGATGATGACGTATTTTATCCATCATCCTTTGGATTTACTCTTATAGGCATATCGGGATTAGGGAAGACATCTTCATTAAAGCGTATACTAAATATGTATCCACAAGTTATTGTTCATTCGGAGTATAGAGGCATCCCTTTTTCAGCGTATCAGGTAGTATGGGTAAAATTAGAGTGTCCTCATGACGGGTCTATCAAGGGATTGCTGTATGAATTTTTTTCAGAAATAGACAGGCTATTGGGAACCAACTATTATCAAAAGATGATGAGGACAAGGGCAACAGCAGATGCCATGATGACGGTGATGAATCAGGTAGTCAGAAACTGCTCTTTAGGCATATTAATTATAGATGAAATCCAGCATTTAAGCATGGCTAAATCGGGAGGAAGCGAAAAAATGCTGAATTTCTTTGTAAACCTTGTAAATAATGTAGGGGTGCCAGTTATTTTAGTGGGAACCCCAAAGGCAGTTAAGGTACTTCAGGGGGATTTCAGACAGGCACGAAGAGGGTCAGGTCTTGGTGGCGATATGGTATGCGACAGGATTCAAAAAGATGAGGTGTGGGATTTATTAGTAAGTTCTATATGGCACTACCAGTGGACGAGGAAAGAAACTCCCTTTACTCCTGAAATAAGCAGTATTTTATATGAAGAAACGCAGGGGATACCTGATTTATTAAAAAAAGTCTATGCTATTGCTCAAGCCTACGCCATTTCATCAGGAAAGGAAGAGATAACTCCATATATTATTAGGAAGGCGGCGAAGGAAAACTTAAAATTAGTACAGCCAATGCTGACTGCCTTAAAGACTGGCAACATCAGAGAAATTGCTAAATATGAAGATATCTGCATGACTGGTATTGATTTCGATGACTTTTTAACCCGAACCAAAGAATCTATTAACCTGGATTTGCGGGCAAAGGAAATAAAGAAAAGGCAAAACAAAATGAAGCAGGAAAACCTCATGGAGGAGAAAAAGGAAGCCGTATTAAAACTTGTTGATTTAGGAATGGATGCTAAGAAGGCTCAGAAAATAATTGATACCATGCTTTCTCAAAATCAGGATGTAAGTGCAGAGGGCATGGTGGAAGATGCGATGGCGCTGCTTAAAGATGAAGGCATGAAGGAAGAGCCAGAGAAAAAGGGAATAAGGAAGGTAAAAGGAAGAAAGGAAAAACAGAGTACGGCAAATCCACTTGATATCCGAACTGTTGTTGAACAGGGGAAAAAGGATAATAAAAGCGCTTACAAGTCCTTAAAGGAAGCGGAATATATTATAAGTTTTGAGGATGATATTTTTTCTATGGAGTTGGTATGGTGA
- a CDS encoding Mu transposase C-terminal domain-containing protein, with product MLKYTVNSLIEWKDESESTSIERVLWMDEELVYVIDVNKNSAPYLRSTADIDSALINGRAVIKEDDTLAVILKEEDIPEKHKKMRDNAWKVIKDMVACEPEIFESHFRRKAVREASAFHNISELWVFEYLKRYWKRGKTPNALIPDYRNCGGKGKERKAGNAKRGRPRKYQDINGEGVNVTEDIKRIFRIAVNKYYYTTAKNSLTLTYELMRKEYFTDGFKEENGVKIPVIKPQSEIPSFGQFRYWFEKERSIKKEITSRYSNKKFLKQYRAITGSALSGVMQPGTFEIDCQVGDVYLVSRFNRNWVIGRPAIYAVIDKFSRMICGIYIGLESGSYTGAMMALLNATMNKVEYCKQYGIEIEEKDWPVHYLPETIIADRGELEGGNIENLINMLNIKVQNTPPYRADLKSAVERFFGLTNERVKPFLPGSVDLDGRERGDKDYRLKAKLDLYQFTQIMIKCILYHNNYYHLDYYKRDEMMVEDDVPCIPIELWNWGIANRGGTLRSISEDIVKLALMPSDTAVVTEKGIKYKDMYYASSNMLKNDVFANARTNGRWRVKISYDPRNMNCIYVCGDNPKEYEKCFLIESSTRYKDKAIEEIEYLLAVERMQKEKSKDSVAQAKTKLIAEIEDIVKQADEDYKRETSTAESDRQRVKNIRGNRKIEKTARRAEEAFKLGNNEGDYDSSVFNEEDFEEGMNTLQLLFKRQKEVLKGEEDNNS from the coding sequence TTGTTAAAATATACAGTTAATTCGCTAATCGAATGGAAGGATGAAAGTGAAAGTACCAGCATAGAAAGAGTACTTTGGATGGATGAAGAATTAGTGTATGTTATTGATGTTAATAAAAACAGCGCCCCATATCTGCGTAGTACTGCAGACATAGATAGTGCACTGATAAATGGAAGGGCAGTTATTAAAGAAGATGACACGCTTGCAGTTATATTAAAAGAAGAAGATATTCCAGAAAAACATAAAAAGATGAGGGACAATGCTTGGAAAGTGATTAAGGATATGGTGGCTTGCGAACCAGAAATTTTTGAGTCTCATTTCAGGAGGAAGGCAGTTCGTGAGGCTTCTGCATTTCATAATATAAGTGAATTGTGGGTATTTGAGTATCTTAAGCGGTACTGGAAAAGAGGGAAAACACCTAATGCCTTAATACCAGACTATAGGAACTGCGGGGGAAAAGGTAAAGAGAGGAAGGCTGGAAATGCCAAAAGGGGCAGGCCAAGGAAGTATCAGGACATAAATGGAGAAGGGGTAAATGTAACCGAGGATATTAAAAGAATTTTCCGCATTGCTGTTAATAAATATTATTACACTACAGCAAAAAACTCTCTTACGCTGACATATGAACTGATGAGGAAAGAATATTTTACAGACGGCTTTAAAGAAGAAAATGGCGTAAAGATACCTGTCATAAAACCTCAATCAGAGATTCCGAGTTTTGGCCAGTTCAGATATTGGTTTGAGAAGGAGCGCAGTATTAAAAAAGAGATAACTAGCCGCTATAGCAACAAGAAATTTCTAAAGCAGTACAGAGCCATAACGGGAAGTGCTTTAAGCGGAGTAATGCAGCCTGGAACTTTTGAAATAGACTGCCAGGTAGGTGATGTCTACTTAGTATCAAGGTTTAATAGAAACTGGGTCATAGGCAGACCTGCCATTTATGCAGTAATTGACAAGTTTAGCCGTATGATATGCGGAATCTATATAGGACTGGAGAGTGGCTCCTATACTGGTGCCATGATGGCGCTTTTAAATGCAACTATGAATAAAGTAGAATACTGCAAGCAGTACGGTATTGAAATAGAGGAAAAGGATTGGCCAGTCCACTACTTACCAGAGACTATTATCGCTGATAGAGGGGAATTAGAAGGAGGAAATATTGAAAACCTTATAAACATGCTGAATATAAAAGTGCAGAATACACCTCCATACCGTGCAGACTTAAAATCGGCGGTAGAACGGTTCTTTGGCCTTACCAATGAGAGGGTAAAGCCATTTTTACCTGGTTCTGTAGATTTAGACGGCAGGGAAAGAGGGGACAAGGACTACCGACTGAAAGCAAAACTTGATTTATACCAGTTTACACAGATTATGATAAAGTGCATTTTATACCACAATAACTATTATCACTTAGATTACTATAAGCGGGACGAGATGATGGTGGAGGATGATGTCCCCTGCATTCCCATTGAACTTTGGAACTGGGGAATTGCAAACAGGGGAGGAACCCTGCGGAGTATATCGGAGGACATTGTTAAATTGGCCCTTATGCCTTCTGATACAGCGGTAGTTACTGAAAAAGGAATAAAATATAAAGATATGTATTATGCATCTTCGAACATGCTAAAAAATGATGTATTTGCAAATGCACGGACAAATGGAAGGTGGAGAGTAAAGATAAGTTACGACCCACGCAATATGAACTGCATTTATGTCTGTGGCGATAATCCCAAAGAATATGAGAAATGTTTTTTAATAGAGAGCAGTACCAGATATAAAGATAAAGCAATTGAGGAAATAGAGTATTTGTTGGCGGTAGAAAGAATGCAGAAAGAGAAAAGTAAAGATTCGGTGGCACAAGCAAAAACAAAACTGATTGCAGAAATAGAAGATATCGTAAAACAGGCGGATGAAGATTATAAAAGGGAGACAAGTACTGCAGAGAGCGACAGGCAGAGGGTAAAAAACATAAGGGGAAACAGGAAGATTGAAAAAACAGCAAGAAGGGCGGAAGAAGCATTTAAACTAGGAAATAACGAAGGAGATTATGACAGCAGCGTATTTAATGAAGAAGATTTTGAAGAAGGGATGAATACCCTGCAGTTGCTTTTTAAAAGGCAGAAGGAGGTGCTGAAGGGTGAAGAAGATAATAATTCCTAA
- a CDS encoding TnsA endonuclease C-terminal domain-containing protein — MAKRNTNWDENKLKRWIKEGRGQGEGKEYKPWLTIQDYPSMGRATRIFGWTTQRIHHFFSDSQLKYFYLLDWEEKVVDIREHYPLLDLETVLEDTADLKLDKFIDKKTKEPYILTTTFLITLLNPDGQKNFAARSIKYASELSKKTTIEKLEIERRYWTAKGINWGIVTNKDINDVRAKNIEWIHSAMTSDDCNGLSKDDFDELLDALLYRLIDNQQNIREIISRFEKDYSLDAGAGLLLFKHLIAGKRIALDMDKPINLNESGYSLRLPETSGKGGHEVVKIYS; from the coding sequence GTGGCCAAAAGAAACACAAATTGGGATGAAAACAAGTTAAAAAGATGGATAAAAGAAGGCAGGGGACAGGGAGAAGGGAAGGAATATAAGCCCTGGCTTACTATACAAGATTATCCTTCGATGGGAAGAGCAACAAGGATATTTGGCTGGACTACACAGCGAATACACCACTTCTTCTCTGACTCTCAATTGAAATACTTTTATTTATTAGACTGGGAAGAAAAAGTAGTAGATATTAGGGAACATTATCCGCTTTTAGACCTGGAGACAGTACTGGAAGATACTGCAGATTTAAAACTGGATAAGTTTATAGATAAGAAAACAAAAGAACCCTACATATTAACTACAACATTTTTAATTACGCTGTTAAATCCTGATGGACAAAAGAATTTCGCTGCAAGAAGCATAAAATATGCATCGGAATTATCAAAAAAGACTACAATTGAAAAACTGGAGATTGAAAGAAGATACTGGACTGCTAAAGGAATTAACTGGGGTATTGTGACAAATAAGGACATCAACGATGTTAGGGCAAAAAATATAGAGTGGATTCATTCGGCGATGACTTCCGACGACTGCAACGGGCTTTCTAAAGATGATTTTGATGAATTACTAGACGCACTTTTATATAGGCTTATAGATAATCAGCAGAATATCAGGGAAATTATATCAAGATTTGAAAAGGACTATTCCTTGGATGCGGGGGCAGGGTTACTGCTGTTTAAGCATTTAATTGCGGGAAAAAGGATAGCCCTTGATATGGATAAGCCTATCAATCTCAATGAGAGCGGTTATTCACTGCGCCTGCCTGAAACAAGCGGTAAAGGAGGGCATGAGGTTGTTAAAATATACAGTTAA
- a CDS encoding ribonuclease BN: MRHSVFRTLKLLILGNIFLIPLSIVVENLIIRLIIGSVAGISFIMLLSFITKIEAIYTKDKKY; the protein is encoded by the coding sequence ATGAGGCATAGTGTTTTTAGAACTTTAAAACTGCTTATCTTGGGGAATATCTTTTTAATTCCTCTTTCCATTGTTGTGGAAAACCTTATCATTCGCTTAATTATCGGCTCTGTAGCAGGCATTTCATTTATTATGCTTCTATCCTTTATTACCAAAATTGAGGCTATATACACAAAAGACAAAAAGTATTGA